A single genomic interval of Saccharothrix saharensis harbors:
- a CDS encoding beta-ketoacyl synthase N-terminal-like domain-containing protein, with protein MSRAHWNEDHAVALVGVACRPPGGIDGPDALWQALVDGRDLVGEAPSDRFDLERFTDRELPRPGEGCTTAGGYPDDLASFDAAHSGISPMEAGQMDPQHRLLLEPAAEALDDAGLARESLAGSDTAVFVGISDNAYGGLRMMDPRGIDAYMMSGG; from the coding sequence GTGAGCCGTGCGCACTGGAACGAGGACCACGCCGTCGCCCTCGTCGGCGTCGCCTGTCGGCCGCCCGGCGGGATCGACGGGCCGGACGCGCTGTGGCAGGCGTTGGTCGACGGCCGTGACCTGGTGGGCGAGGCGCCCTCCGACCGGTTCGACCTCGAGCGGTTCACCGACCGGGAGCTGCCGCGGCCCGGCGAGGGCTGCACCACGGCCGGCGGCTACCCGGACGACCTGGCCTCCTTCGACGCGGCGCACTCCGGCATCTCGCCGATGGAGGCCGGGCAGATGGACCCGCAGCACCGGTTGCTGCTGGAGCCGGCCGCCGAGGCGCTGGACGACGCCGGTCTCGCGCGGGAGTCCCTGGCGGGCAGCGACACGGCCGTGTTCGTCGGCATCTCCGACAACGCCTACGGCGGCCTGCGGATGATGGACCCGCGCGGGATCGACGCGTACATGATGTCCGGCGGGTGA
- a CDS encoding S1 family peptidase: protein MTFARRVGAAVLAAGLVLASAGPVSSAPATGERLERGAASRPAAVTGWYADPATEALVVSVHGDATGVAEWARGLGVGAVTVEHVAEAPRPVWDLIGGQPITSGGTRCTLGFNARSGANRFILSAGHCVATGSEWHGVGGYIGPAVGSSFPADDYGLIRVASTAAVSTPLIDRHASGPDVTITGSTTPPVGSSVCYSSPVVGWRCGGVTGLNQTVCYPQGCVSGLIRTSMCPEAGASGAPVVTNPGSGSVVRAVGLVSGGSGSCTSGGTTWVQPISEPLAVYGLTLHTG from the coding sequence ATGACCTTCGCACGTCGAGTGGGTGCGGCCGTGCTGGCGGCCGGTCTCGTGCTCGCCTCGGCCGGGCCGGTGTCGAGCGCACCCGCCACCGGGGAACGGCTGGAGCGGGGCGCGGCGTCCCGGCCCGCCGCCGTCACCGGTTGGTACGCCGACCCGGCCACCGAGGCGCTGGTGGTGTCGGTGCACGGCGACGCGACGGGCGTCGCCGAGTGGGCGCGCGGCCTCGGCGTCGGCGCCGTCACCGTCGAGCACGTCGCGGAAGCTCCGCGCCCGGTGTGGGACCTGATCGGCGGGCAGCCGATCACCAGCGGCGGCACCCGGTGCACGTTGGGCTTCAACGCCCGGTCCGGTGCGAACCGCTTCATCCTGTCCGCCGGGCACTGCGTCGCCACGGGCAGCGAGTGGCACGGGGTCGGCGGCTACATCGGCCCGGCGGTCGGCTCCTCGTTCCCGGCCGATGACTACGGCCTGATCCGGGTGGCGTCGACCGCCGCGGTGTCCACGCCGCTGATCGACCGACACGCCAGTGGCCCCGACGTCACGATCACCGGCTCCACGACCCCGCCGGTCGGCTCGTCGGTCTGCTACTCCAGCCCGGTCGTGGGCTGGCGGTGCGGCGGCGTGACCGGGCTCAACCAGACCGTCTGCTACCCGCAGGGCTGCGTCAGCGGGCTCATCCGGACGTCGATGTGCCCGGAGGCCGGCGCGTCCGGCGCGCCCGTGGTGACCAACCCCGGCTCCGGCTCGGTGGTCCGCGCGGTGGGCCTGGTGTCGGGCGGGTCCGGCAGCTGCACGTCCGGCGGGACGACGTGGGTCCAGCCGATCTCCGAACCGCTGGCGGTGTACGGGCTGACGCTCCACACCGGGTGA
- a CDS encoding WD40/YVTN/BNR-like repeat-containing protein, with product MRVRRLLVVAGALTLLLPAPALADPPGTGQPGEYRPVRGPSAPAEHRFLQKAVRGDTIPRHAHDLAAAEADRIPAAGAPWRSIGPTNIGGRIVSLALDPRRPDTVYAAAASGGLWRSTDAGSTFAPAWPDNATQAMGAVAAAGDGTLYVGTGEPNPGGGSVTYEGTGVYRSPDGGTTWRNVGLRDSGAVGGIAIDPTDPKRLFVAANGSLYNPGGDRGVYLSTDGGDGWRRVLDVPNEFTGAVDVQLDPTDPQRVYAVLWDHRRTPVERTYGGEGSGVYRSVDGGLTWQRLAGGLPPAGPDVGRIGLGVSASEPGRLYVIVNSTAGPFASFHTSADAGDSWTRLPEPDVLRSSQSSFGWWFGKVWVDPDDARHVHVAGVPLLTTKDGGATWTADDTSIHVDHHAMVWDPRYPARAYLGNDGGVYRSDADGDGGWVKAVHEPWTQFYSLAISPQDVTRVSGGTQDNGSLRSWGGPAFNEYLGGDGEENIINPRDKDNVFACYQYGNCFRSTDGGSTMAYFTPATTADRRNWFTPVQFDPSDPNVLYYGGNRLNRSVDNGVTWTAISPDLTGGPGRDTYPYGTITTVAAAPSDPRTIWAGTDDGRVWLTRDLGATWAKVLDGQPWVTRIAVSERDPATAYVTLSGYRSGSDQAHVLLTRSAGARWSDISGNLPSAPVNDVVLGRLGQLYLATDQGVFVGNALAAGHWLRLGHGLPRVAVDDIEYDGRHHRLVAATFGRGIYATVVP from the coding sequence ATGCGAGTTCGCCGCCTGCTGGTCGTCGCCGGCGCGTTGACGCTGCTCTTACCCGCACCCGCACTGGCCGACCCGCCGGGCACCGGTCAGCCCGGCGAGTACCGGCCCGTGCGCGGCCCGTCGGCACCGGCCGAGCACCGGTTCCTGCAGAAAGCCGTCCGAGGCGACACCATCCCGCGGCACGCGCACGACCTGGCCGCCGCCGAGGCCGACCGGATCCCCGCGGCCGGTGCGCCGTGGCGTTCGATCGGCCCGACGAACATCGGCGGCCGGATCGTGAGCCTCGCCCTGGACCCGCGGCGGCCCGACACCGTCTACGCCGCCGCGGCCAGCGGCGGGCTGTGGCGGTCCACCGACGCCGGGAGCACGTTCGCGCCCGCGTGGCCGGACAACGCCACGCAGGCCATGGGCGCGGTCGCCGCCGCCGGCGACGGCACGCTCTACGTCGGCACCGGCGAGCCGAACCCGGGCGGCGGCAGCGTGACCTACGAGGGCACCGGTGTCTACCGTTCCCCGGACGGCGGCACGACGTGGCGCAACGTCGGCCTGCGCGACTCCGGCGCCGTCGGCGGCATCGCGATCGACCCGACCGACCCGAAGCGCCTGTTCGTGGCTGCCAACGGCTCGCTCTACAACCCGGGTGGCGACCGCGGCGTGTACCTGTCCACCGACGGCGGGGACGGGTGGCGGCGCGTGCTCGACGTGCCGAACGAGTTCACCGGCGCGGTCGACGTGCAGCTCGACCCGACCGACCCGCAACGCGTGTACGCGGTGCTGTGGGACCACCGGCGCACCCCGGTCGAGCGGACCTACGGCGGCGAGGGCTCCGGCGTGTACCGCTCCGTCGACGGCGGCCTGACCTGGCAGCGGCTCGCCGGCGGCCTGCCGCCCGCCGGGCCCGACGTCGGCCGCATCGGCCTCGGCGTCTCGGCGTCCGAGCCGGGCAGGCTGTACGTGATCGTCAACAGCACCGCGGGCCCGTTCGCGAGCTTCCACACCTCGGCCGACGCGGGCGACAGCTGGACCCGCCTGCCCGAACCGGACGTGCTCAGGTCCTCGCAGTCGAGCTTCGGCTGGTGGTTCGGCAAGGTCTGGGTCGACCCGGACGACGCGCGGCACGTGCACGTCGCCGGTGTCCCGCTGCTGACCACCAAGGACGGCGGTGCGACGTGGACCGCGGACGACACCTCGATCCACGTCGACCACCACGCGATGGTCTGGGACCCCCGCTACCCGGCCCGGGCGTACCTGGGCAACGACGGCGGCGTGTACCGGTCCGACGCCGACGGCGACGGCGGCTGGGTGAAGGCCGTGCACGAGCCGTGGACCCAGTTCTACAGCCTGGCGATCAGCCCGCAGGACGTCACGCGCGTCTCCGGCGGCACGCAGGACAACGGTTCGCTGCGCTCGTGGGGCGGCCCGGCGTTCAACGAGTACCTCGGCGGTGACGGCGAGGAGAACATCATCAACCCGCGCGACAAGGACAACGTCTTCGCCTGCTACCAGTACGGCAACTGCTTCCGCTCCACCGACGGCGGGTCCACCATGGCCTACTTCACCCCGGCGACCACCGCGGACCGCCGCAACTGGTTCACGCCGGTGCAGTTCGACCCGTCCGACCCGAACGTCCTGTACTACGGCGGGAACCGGCTCAACCGGTCGGTCGACAACGGCGTGACGTGGACCGCGATCAGCCCCGACCTGACCGGCGGACCGGGCCGGGACACCTACCCGTACGGCACCATCACGACCGTCGCCGCCGCGCCGTCCGACCCGCGCACGATCTGGGCCGGCACCGACGACGGCCGCGTGTGGTTGACCCGCGACCTGGGCGCGACCTGGGCGAAGGTGCTCGACGGCCAACCGTGGGTGACCCGGATCGCGGTGTCCGAGCGCGACCCGGCCACGGCGTACGTGACGCTGTCCGGCTACCGGTCCGGCTCCGACCAGGCCCACGTGCTGCTGACCCGTTCGGCGGGCGCGCGCTGGTCCGACATCTCCGGCAACCTCCCGTCCGCGCCGGTCAACGACGTCGTGCTCGGCCGCCTGGGGCAGCTCTACCTCGCCACCGACCAGGGCGTCTTCGTCGGCAACGCGCTCGCGGCCGGGCACTGGCTGCGACTGGGGCACGGCCTGCCGAGGGTCGCGGTGGACGACATCGAGTACGACGGCCGACACCACCGACTCGTGGCGGCCACCTTCGGTCGTGGCATCTACGCGACCGTCGTCCCCTGA
- a CDS encoding thiopeptide maturation pyridine synthase — protein sequence MTVPTRRPDQDTRAAWHCVHVYYYEPDKDRLILDGIRPLFQQIRSRVDAVYLTRHWRQGPHVRLFAKTDPRTWSDVVRPRVDAVIGDYLAAHPSTAEPDLEHDLAQHRLLARREREPGPLLPWFPDNSIHEHPYDTRAHVIRSAETGELMASFAADGTHLLFRMLDRARAGLDVKELIALELVLATAVAADAPVAAGFASYRAHAEGFLSSCGDPDAVRAAFDAHCEARHDALLARAGAVLAGSDRAAPYARRWVALCREYDRRVAPLVERGLVFRPLPAEPPATLPTAPVHALVVGDRAYRAAVLNDPALLRHRFLLNCTYLQISRLGLTPFQRFRTCHAAANAVEEVHGVSAVDAIREYVGPHPGTT from the coding sequence GTGACCGTTCCGACGCGACGCCCCGACCAGGACACCCGCGCTGCTTGGCACTGCGTGCACGTCTACTACTACGAGCCGGACAAGGACCGCCTCATCCTCGACGGGATCCGCCCACTCTTCCAGCAGATCCGCTCCCGGGTGGACGCCGTCTACCTCACCCGGCACTGGCGCCAGGGTCCGCACGTGCGCCTGTTCGCCAAGACCGACCCGCGGACGTGGTCGGACGTCGTGCGGCCCCGCGTGGACGCCGTCATCGGCGACTACCTGGCGGCGCACCCGTCCACGGCCGAGCCGGACCTGGAGCACGACCTGGCCCAGCACCGCCTGCTGGCCCGGCGGGAGCGGGAACCCGGGCCGCTCCTCCCGTGGTTCCCCGACAACAGCATCCACGAGCACCCCTACGACACCCGCGCGCACGTGATCCGCAGCGCGGAGACCGGCGAGCTGATGGCCTCCTTCGCCGCCGACGGCACGCACCTGCTGTTCCGGATGCTCGACCGGGCCCGCGCGGGCCTCGACGTCAAGGAACTCATCGCGCTGGAGCTGGTGCTGGCCACCGCGGTGGCCGCCGACGCCCCCGTCGCCGCCGGTTTCGCGTCCTACCGCGCGCACGCCGAGGGTTTCCTGTCCTCGTGCGGCGACCCGGACGCGGTCCGCGCGGCGTTCGACGCGCACTGCGAAGCCCGCCACGACGCCCTGCTGGCCCGCGCCGGCGCCGTGTTGGCGGGCTCGGACCGCGCCGCGCCGTACGCCCGCCGATGGGTGGCCCTGTGCCGGGAGTACGACCGCCGCGTCGCCCCGCTCGTCGAGCGGGGCCTGGTCTTCCGCCCGCTGCCCGCCGAACCGCCCGCCACCCTGCCGACCGCCCCGGTGCACGCGCTGGTGGTCGGCGACCGCGCCTACCGCGCGGCTGTGCTCAACGACCCGGCGCTGCTGCGCCACCGGTTCCTGCTCAACTGCACCTACCTCCAGATCAGCCGCCTCGGCCTGACCCCGTTCCAGCGCTTCCGCACGTGCCACGCGGCGGCGAACGCGGTGGAGGAGGTGCACGGCGTCTCCGCCGTGGACGCCATCCGGGAGTACGTCGGCCCGCACCCGGGCACGACCTGA
- a CDS encoding SDR family NAD(P)-dependent oxidoreductase — MNDSRLRQAVSGKTVLLTGTARGVTDAVTRHLTRAGAHVLLVAHPSHRPTGATPVYRADPAAPAAMRGLAERLLDEHDRLDVVIHAAGTPPRPASCRGVQHAINTHYVGPSTLIRGLLPALRSRGPAHLITVLPAHIRLPLPCRWGSHRASKAAFDTWFRGLATKTRDRDLTTTTVYTGLVRADPVALICDAITLRPRQIAPWWLRTTGASRLGR, encoded by the coding sequence ATGAACGACTCCCGGCTCCGGCAGGCGGTGTCCGGCAAGACGGTCCTGCTCACCGGGACGGCGCGCGGTGTCACCGACGCCGTGACCCGGCACCTGACCCGGGCGGGCGCGCACGTCCTCCTCGTCGCGCACCCCTCGCACCGGCCCACCGGTGCGACTCCGGTCTACCGGGCCGACCCGGCCGCCCCCGCCGCCATGCGCGGGCTGGCGGAACGGCTGCTCGACGAGCACGACCGGCTCGACGTCGTGATCCACGCCGCGGGCACCCCGCCCCGGCCGGCGTCGTGCCGCGGCGTCCAGCACGCGATCAACACCCACTACGTCGGCCCGTCCACGCTCATCCGCGGCCTGCTGCCCGCGTTGCGCTCACGCGGCCCGGCGCACCTGATCACCGTGCTGCCCGCGCACATCCGCCTGCCGCTGCCGTGCCGCTGGGGCAGCCACCGCGCGTCGAAGGCCGCGTTCGACACGTGGTTCCGCGGTCTGGCCACGAAGACGCGCGACCGCGACCTGACCACGACCACCGTCTACACCGGACTGGTCCGCGCCGACCCGGTCGCGTTGATCTGTGACGCCATCACCCTGCGGCCGCGCCAGATCGCGCCGTGGTGGCTCCGGACGACCGGCGCAAGCCGCCTCGGCCGTTGA
- a CDS encoding flavin reductase family protein, giving the protein MPPTSLHIGQTTSPDREPGVDVPEFRRVFRRHPAGVVVVTVDAERGPAGFTATSLTSVSAEPPLVCFGISAGSSSWPHVRDAASVVVNFLGAHQEDVARRFATRGVDRFAAPTRWRRLAGGEPVLDGTAGWLRAEVEALVPVGDHHLVLVRVTATDLRDATPPLLYHDGRYHSLHGERR; this is encoded by the coding sequence GTGCCACCAACCTCGCTCCACATCGGACAGACGACCTCGCCCGACCGGGAGCCCGGGGTCGACGTGCCGGAGTTCCGGCGGGTGTTCCGCCGGCACCCGGCCGGCGTCGTGGTCGTCACGGTCGACGCCGAGCGCGGCCCGGCCGGGTTCACCGCGACGTCGCTGACCTCGGTGTCCGCCGAGCCGCCGCTGGTCTGCTTCGGCATCTCGGCGGGATCCTCCAGCTGGCCGCACGTGCGCGACGCGGCGAGCGTCGTCGTCAACTTCCTGGGCGCGCACCAGGAGGACGTTGCCCGGCGGTTCGCCACCCGCGGTGTCGACCGGTTCGCCGCGCCGACCCGCTGGCGTCGCCTCGCCGGCGGCGAGCCGGTCCTGGACGGCACGGCGGGCTGGCTGCGGGCCGAGGTGGAGGCGCTCGTGCCGGTGGGCGATCACCACCTCGTGCTGGTCCGCGTCACGGCGACCGACCTGCGTGACGCCACCCCTCCCCTGCTCTACCACGACGGCCGCTACCACTCCCTGCACGGCGAACGGCGCTGA
- a CDS encoding helix-turn-helix domain-containing protein — protein sequence MPDHDRPSAGSDPATLLGRELLRLRTARGLSLRRLARLLGMTAHSGLVDYERGLRIPPRDLMSAYVRVLSPQDDGLLAIYRAALDSRAARRVAAVLPLTPVPSPSRADHLAQHHVLTGLAQALENVADQLRALAAGFAPTTDVVEGTGS from the coding sequence GTGCCGGACCACGACAGACCGAGCGCGGGCAGCGACCCCGCGACCCTGCTCGGCCGCGAACTGCTGCGACTGCGCACCGCCCGCGGACTGTCCCTCCGCCGCCTGGCCAGGCTCCTGGGCATGACCGCGCACAGCGGCCTGGTCGACTACGAGCGCGGCCTGCGCATCCCGCCCCGCGATCTGATGTCGGCCTACGTCCGCGTGCTGTCACCGCAGGACGACGGGCTGCTCGCGATCTACCGCGCGGCGCTGGACAGCCGGGCCGCCCGCCGGGTGGCCGCCGTGCTGCCGCTGACGCCCGTGCCGTCGCCGAGCCGGGCGGACCACCTGGCCCAGCACCACGTGCTCACCGGTCTGGCCCAGGCGCTGGAGAACGTGGCCGACCAACTGCGCGCCCTGGCCGCCGGGTTCGCTCCCACCACCGACGTCGTCGAGGGAACCGGTTCGTGA
- a CDS encoding cellulose binding domain-containing protein, whose protein sequence is MKRRQMLASAAAALTLVAAAVVAVGTAQADSGVKVMPLGDSITDGFNVPGGYRVDLWRKLVAGGRTVDFVGSMTNGPTSLGDRNHEGHSGWTIAQIDNNVTNWLRTYTPRTILLHIGTNDMYGGDPGGAPQRLSNLVDRITTLAPDADLFVATIVPLSSGDATVRAFNSTIPSMVQSKVNAGKKVHLVDMYRALTTADLADGVHPNAGGYSKMATVWYNALLSVPGSVGDPTTTTTTSTTTTTTTQPGGAACTATYRVVNAWGGGYQAEVKVTNAGTTSLNGWTVRMTLASGHAVSNLWGGVNTGTSGAVSVKNAPYNGSLGSAASTTFGYVANGPNSTAPSEVTCTSP, encoded by the coding sequence ATGAAACGAAGGCAGATGCTCGCGAGCGCGGCCGCCGCGCTGACCCTGGTCGCCGCCGCCGTGGTCGCCGTCGGCACCGCCCAGGCCGACAGCGGCGTGAAGGTCATGCCGCTGGGCGACTCGATCACCGACGGCTTCAACGTGCCCGGCGGCTACCGCGTCGACCTGTGGCGCAAGCTCGTCGCGGGCGGCCGCACGGTCGACTTCGTCGGGTCGATGACCAACGGCCCCACCAGCCTCGGCGACCGCAACCACGAAGGCCACTCGGGCTGGACCATCGCCCAGATCGACAACAACGTCACCAACTGGCTGCGCACCTACACCCCGCGCACGATCCTGCTGCACATCGGCACGAACGACATGTACGGCGGCGACCCGGGCGGCGCGCCCCAACGCCTGTCGAACCTGGTCGACCGCATCACCACGCTGGCACCGGACGCGGACCTGTTCGTCGCCACGATCGTGCCGCTGTCCTCGGGTGACGCGACCGTGCGGGCGTTCAACTCCACCATCCCCTCCATGGTGCAGAGCAAGGTGAACGCGGGGAAGAAGGTGCACCTGGTCGACATGTACCGCGCGTTGACCACCGCGGACCTCGCGGACGGCGTGCACCCGAACGCCGGTGGTTACTCGAAGATGGCCACGGTCTGGTACAACGCCCTGCTGTCCGTGCCGGGCAGTGTCGGCGATCCGACCACGACCACCACCACTTCCACCACCACGACGACGACCACTCAGCCTGGTGGTGCGGCGTGCACGGCGACGTACCGCGTGGTCAACGCGTGGGGCGGCGGTTACCAGGCCGAGGTGAAGGTGACCAACGCCGGCACCACGTCCCTCAACGGCTGGACGGTCCGCATGACGCTGGCGTCCGGCCACGCGGTCAGCAACCTGTGGGGCGGCGTGAACACCGGCACCAGCGGGGCCGTGTCGGTGAAGAACGCGCCGTACAACGGATCCCTCGGCAGCGCGGCGTCGACCACGTTCGGCTACGTCGCCAACGGCCCGAACTCCACCGCGCCGAGCGAGGTGACCTGCACCAGCCCGTGA
- a CDS encoding tetratricopeptide repeat protein — protein sequence MTTHLLVRGGRRADRRRLLTGVLAGAHPVVVGCHRRLRGPYTGVDDLLRAVLPHASTELVEAHRGELLHGIPELAGLIGPPPPTLADEAPFDQRTRFYGAQMVRCMSQGVVTFLVAHARARARAGLPALCLVFEDVNAAEPTTVEFIALLARRCPPELARVVVSAADGDLAGELTDVLAETLTCQVSPVGPDSRAPEELTRAYVRSDGTSDDPAEIAAYRDADPALVRRLHDERADQLEPGAGQGVVIGALTFHRERGGDPGGAGREALDRAFRACVGTGFSAAVVDLGERGRAVTDPRAHPRQYLRFAQHAASALVALDRHDESLALYLDLRARFLDPKVHMIASYSIAMLYTRFFEPRDHEAAIGWQNNAHALASLLPDPAERRTYEVFQANGLALVEMHRGNLDRALRLVEDGMARLDEELGEGDWALHRSQLLYNRTRLLAALGRVDEALEGFTRLIELDPRYTDYLSERAKLHRRRGDFEAALADYDRAVRLGPPFPELYYNRGTARLEVGDVAGALADFDHVLEMEPDDVDTRLSRAELALAMDDPDAADADAEAGLRLRPDEPRLLALRGTAALERDRVAEALAHLDAALAVDPRFPAALVNRAVAHFRAGRPDAAADDLTRTLELVGDDPDVLLNRGIAHAARHDPDAAIRDFDRALALPDADVTELRRQRALCLARVPTP from the coding sequence ATGACCACGCACCTGCTCGTCCGCGGCGGTCGGCGGGCCGACCGGCGGCGGCTCCTGACCGGTGTCCTCGCCGGCGCGCACCCGGTCGTGGTGGGCTGCCACCGACGGCTGCGCGGCCCGTACACCGGGGTGGACGACCTGCTGCGCGCCGTCCTGCCGCACGCCTCGACCGAACTGGTGGAGGCGCACCGGGGCGAACTGCTCCACGGCATCCCGGAACTGGCAGGGCTGATCGGGCCACCGCCGCCGACGCTGGCCGACGAGGCGCCGTTCGACCAGCGCACCCGGTTCTACGGTGCGCAGATGGTGCGCTGCATGAGCCAGGGCGTGGTGACGTTCCTGGTGGCGCACGCCCGCGCCCGGGCTCGGGCCGGGCTGCCCGCGCTGTGCCTGGTGTTCGAGGACGTCAACGCCGCCGAGCCGACGACGGTCGAGTTCATCGCGCTGCTGGCCCGCCGCTGCCCGCCCGAGCTGGCCCGCGTGGTGGTGTCCGCCGCCGACGGCGACCTGGCCGGCGAGCTGACCGACGTGCTCGCGGAAACGCTGACGTGCCAGGTGAGTCCGGTCGGACCGGACTCGCGCGCGCCGGAGGAGCTGACGCGGGCGTACGTGCGCTCCGACGGCACGAGCGACGACCCGGCCGAGATCGCCGCCTACCGCGACGCCGACCCCGCCCTGGTGCGCCGGCTGCACGACGAGCGCGCCGACCAGCTCGAACCGGGTGCGGGACAAGGGGTGGTGATCGGCGCGCTGACGTTCCACCGGGAACGCGGCGGTGACCCGGGCGGCGCGGGCCGCGAGGCGTTGGACCGGGCGTTCCGCGCGTGCGTCGGGACCGGGTTCTCCGCCGCCGTGGTGGACCTCGGCGAACGGGGCCGTGCGGTCACCGACCCGCGAGCGCACCCGAGGCAGTACCTGCGGTTCGCGCAGCACGCGGCGTCGGCGCTGGTGGCGCTCGACCGTCACGACGAGTCCCTGGCCCTGTACCTGGACCTGCGGGCCCGCTTCCTGGACCCCAAGGTGCACATGATCGCGAGCTACAGCATCGCCATGCTCTACACGAGGTTCTTCGAGCCGCGTGACCACGAGGCCGCGATCGGCTGGCAGAACAACGCCCACGCGCTCGCCTCGCTCCTGCCCGACCCCGCCGAGCGCCGCACGTACGAGGTGTTCCAGGCCAACGGGTTGGCGTTGGTGGAGATGCACCGGGGCAACCTCGACCGCGCGTTGCGCCTGGTCGAGGACGGCATGGCGCGGCTGGACGAGGAGCTCGGCGAGGGCGACTGGGCGCTGCACCGCTCCCAGCTGCTCTACAACCGCACCCGCCTGCTGGCCGCGCTGGGCCGGGTGGACGAGGCGCTCGAGGGCTTCACCCGCCTGATCGAGCTGGACCCGCGCTACACCGACTACCTCAGCGAACGCGCCAAGCTGCACCGCAGGCGCGGCGACTTCGAGGCGGCGCTGGCCGACTACGACCGGGCGGTGCGCCTGGGCCCGCCGTTCCCCGAGCTGTACTACAACCGCGGCACGGCGCGGCTGGAGGTCGGTGACGTGGCGGGCGCGCTGGCCGACTTCGACCACGTGCTGGAGATGGAGCCCGACGACGTGGACACCCGGCTCAGCCGGGCCGAGCTCGCGCTGGCGATGGACGACCCGGACGCCGCCGACGCGGACGCCGAAGCCGGGCTGCGGCTGCGCCCCGACGAACCACGCCTGCTCGCCCTGCGCGGCACCGCGGCCCTGGAACGCGACCGCGTGGCCGAGGCCTTGGCGCACCTCGACGCCGCGCTCGCCGTCGACCCCCGCTTCCCCGCGGCGCTCGTGAACCGCGCCGTCGCCCACTTCCGCGCCGGGCGGCCGGACGCCGCCGCGGACGACCTGACCCGCACCCTGGAACTCGTCGGCGACGACCCGGACGTCCTGCTCAACCGCGGCATCGCCCACGCCGCCCGGCACGACCCCGACGCGGCGATCCGGGACTTCGACCGCGCCCTGGCCCTGCCCGACGCCGACGTGACCGAGCTGCGCCGCCAACGCGCCCTGTGCCTGGCCCGCGTCCCGACCCCGTAG
- a CDS encoding thiopeptide-type bacteriocin biosynthesis protein — protein MAEPDREWVGAHVFHRGDQDLLVTRAVAPLCEELSRSGKVRDWFFLRCWEGGPHVRLRLLARADPGLVRAAVSRACARHLAEHPSPPDDLSQREYETAARRRAEDERLTRWDRRLRPVDTVEFTAYEPEHHAYGDGRALHAVERHFTESSRLAARLLAAPPDRRAGAALAMLTLALGACEPDLERAAARFAAVRAATRRPSAPHPRRRDDLLDQTRRLWTHPPDDPAPAAPLAAWWLSVRTLHVTLTGLRARGDFTPVDALSPFAGLARALRPEDPVVPYVVLRCAHLLCNRLGLAGATETRLASLTARTLSELHDEVAPL, from the coding sequence ATGGCTGAGCCGGACCGCGAGTGGGTCGGCGCGCACGTCTTCCACCGCGGCGACCAGGACCTCCTCGTCACGCGCGCGGTCGCGCCGCTGTGCGAGGAGCTGTCCCGCAGCGGGAAGGTCCGCGACTGGTTCTTCCTGCGCTGCTGGGAGGGCGGGCCGCACGTGCGGCTGCGGTTGCTGGCCCGGGCCGACCCTGGTCTGGTCCGGGCCGCGGTCTCGCGGGCGTGCGCGCGGCACCTGGCGGAGCACCCGTCGCCGCCCGACGACCTCTCCCAGCGCGAGTACGAGACCGCCGCCCGCCGCCGCGCCGAGGACGAGCGCCTGACCCGGTGGGACCGGCGGCTGCGGCCGGTCGACACGGTCGAGTTCACCGCCTACGAGCCCGAGCACCACGCCTACGGGGACGGCCGGGCCTTGCACGCCGTCGAACGGCACTTCACCGAGTCCAGCCGCCTGGCCGCGCGCCTGCTGGCCGCGCCGCCCGACCGCCGGGCCGGTGCGGCGCTGGCCATGCTCACCCTCGCCCTCGGGGCGTGCGAACCCGACCTGGAACGGGCCGCCGCACGCTTCGCCGCGGTGCGGGCCGCCACCCGGCGGCCCTCCGCGCCGCACCCGCGGCGCCGGGACGACCTGCTGGACCAGACCCGGCGGCTGTGGACGCACCCGCCGGACGACCCCGCGCCGGCCGCCCCGCTCGCGGCCTGGTGGCTGTCCGTCCGAACCCTGCACGTGACGTTGACCGGGCTGCGGGCCCGCGGCGACTTCACGCCCGTGGACGCACTGTCGCCGTTCGCGGGCCTGGCGCGCGCCCTGCGCCCCGAGGACCCGGTGGTCCCGTACGTCGTCCTGCGCTGCGCGCACCTGCTGTGCAACCGGCTCGGCCTCGCCGGGGCCACCGAGACCCGTCTGGCGTCGCTCACCGCCCGCACCCTCTCCGAGCTGCACGACGAGGTGGCCCCGCTGTGA